One window from the genome of Archaeoglobus neptunius encodes:
- a CDS encoding DUF790 family protein: MLPKELLDVRRTRGRITPKFAGERDYELAENIIRVFRAGIGRKYGRVLAKLKELENAANFRKVRGFVRVLENYCIEKACAFGVDSEIDPYSVRMLLFERGFVTTKKERDRAVEYAARYFNTTPETIERAMYADREEEMIITDFKLISPENLIKLYNLSLLQTTLFNALRLSFWVSDNHKEIFRAIKRLRLMYELYEDGGKLMVDVTGAATMLRMTRRYGTAFAKLVPYILKAGNWQMRAEILDSGKIYFLEIDDRMRELFIEKDEKIEYDSSIEEEFARKMRMLGYNILREPDVVKAGNYAFIPDFAVDINGERVYIEIVGFWTKEYLERKLEKVEKSRVPLIVIARDDFGEGKVDNVIKFSRKIPYGDVLKALRKFRRGGEVKGDVVELDSFESLPEGYVLVGKYAVKKEVFEKVRKELHKMNPETLDEAKSVLERYGLGESAISAFGFKVRWIGLGDTRLEKV; this comes from the coding sequence ATGCTTCCAAAAGAGCTGCTTGATGTTAGGCGAACCAGGGGTAGGATAACTCCGAAATTTGCGGGGGAGAGGGATTACGAGCTGGCAGAGAACATCATCAGAGTTTTTAGAGCGGGTATCGGGAGGAAATACGGCAGAGTTCTGGCAAAATTAAAGGAACTGGAGAATGCCGCAAATTTCAGAAAGGTGAGAGGTTTTGTAAGGGTTCTGGAGAACTACTGTATTGAAAAGGCCTGCGCTTTTGGAGTTGACTCCGAAATTGACCCTTACAGCGTCAGAATGCTTCTGTTCGAAAGGGGTTTTGTCACCACGAAGAAGGAGAGGGACAGAGCAGTGGAATATGCAGCCAGGTATTTCAACACAACTCCTGAAACGATAGAAAGAGCGATGTATGCCGACAGAGAGGAGGAGATGATAATCACGGATTTCAAACTCATATCTCCCGAAAATCTGATAAAACTCTACAACCTCTCTCTGCTCCAGACGACCCTTTTCAACGCCTTGAGACTTTCCTTCTGGGTATCTGATAACCACAAGGAAATTTTCAGAGCCATAAAGCGCCTTAGACTGATGTACGAGCTGTATGAGGACGGGGGAAAGCTTATGGTCGATGTCACAGGAGCTGCCACAATGCTCAGGATGACCAGAAGATATGGAACGGCCTTTGCCAAACTTGTCCCCTACATACTGAAGGCCGGAAACTGGCAGATGAGGGCCGAAATACTTGATTCCGGAAAAATATATTTCCTCGAAATCGATGATAGGATGAGGGAACTTTTTATTGAAAAGGACGAGAAGATTGAGTATGACTCTTCGATAGAGGAGGAATTTGCGAGAAAAATGCGGATGCTCGGATACAACATACTGAGGGAACCGGATGTGGTAAAGGCAGGAAACTATGCGTTTATCCCCGATTTTGCTGTGGATATCAACGGTGAGAGGGTTTACATTGAAATAGTCGGTTTCTGGACTAAAGAGTATCTTGAGAGAAAGCTGGAAAAGGTGGAGAAGTCAAGGGTTCCTTTAATTGTAATCGCCAGGGATGATTTTGGGGAAGGTAAGGTTGATAATGTAATTAAATTCAGCAGAAAAATACCTTATGGGGATGTTTTGAAAGCTTTGAGGAAGTTCAGGAGAGGGGGGGAAGTCAAAGGGGACGTTGTAGAGCTGGACAGTTTTGAATCCCTTCCTGAAGGTTACGTTTTGGTGGGCAAATATGCTGTGAAGAAGGAAGTTTTCGAAAAAGTACGGAAAGAGCTTCACAAAATGAATCCGGAAACTCTGGACGAGGCGAAAAGCGTGCTTGAGAGATATGGTCTGGGAGAGAGCGCAATATCTGCTTTCGGGTTCAAGGTCAGGTGGATTGGTCTTGGAGATACCAGGCTGGAAAAAGTGTGA
- a CDS encoding carbohydrate kinase family protein, which yields MRSIGFGALNLDKIYMVDKIPREDEEGFVKDVNLFPGGSAANTIVGLSRLGVETAYIGKIGMDGEGKILAESFEEEGVGTEFIIRAEGRSGTAMIFVDESGNRAILVDPGVNDSIRYDEIDVDSARKYNLIHLTSFICKNGLDSLNSQKKIVEEFELVSFDPGMPYAERGLKDMEKIIRNTTVFLPSRQEIEMLFNKNYREAAEDCLSMGVEVVAVKLGSEGCWIKTAGKEAAVKPFKVRVVDTTGAGDAFNAGFLYGFLRGRDVEGCGRLGNLVASYCIQKFGAREGLPRKLE from the coding sequence ATGAGATCAATTGGTTTTGGCGCACTGAACCTAGACAAAATATACATGGTGGACAAAATCCCCAGAGAGGATGAAGAGGGATTCGTTAAGGACGTAAACCTTTTTCCCGGTGGTAGCGCAGCAAACACAATTGTCGGGCTATCAAGGCTTGGAGTTGAAACAGCATACATCGGAAAGATCGGAATGGATGGAGAAGGAAAAATTCTCGCTGAGAGCTTCGAGGAGGAGGGGGTGGGAACTGAATTCATCATCAGGGCAGAGGGCAGGAGTGGAACGGCGATGATTTTTGTTGATGAGAGTGGAAACAGAGCAATTCTTGTTGATCCCGGTGTAAACGACTCAATAAGGTACGACGAGATCGATGTTGACAGTGCCAGAAAATACAATCTGATTCACCTCACATCCTTCATATGCAAAAACGGCCTTGATTCTCTCAATTCGCAGAAAAAGATAGTGGAGGAATTTGAGCTTGTCAGTTTCGATCCGGGAATGCCCTATGCAGAGAGAGGTCTGAAGGATATGGAAAAAATAATCAGAAACACAACAGTGTTTCTACCGAGCAGGCAGGAAATTGAAATGCTGTTCAACAAAAACTATAGAGAAGCTGCAGAAGACTGTCTCAGCATGGGGGTGGAAGTGGTTGCTGTTAAACTTGGATCAGAAGGTTGCTGGATTAAAACAGCAGGGAAAGAGGCTGCCGTAAAACCATTCAAAGTCAGGGTTGTGGATACAACTGGAGCAGGAGATGCGTTCAATGCAGGATTTCTATACGGATTTTTAAGGGGCAGGGACGTCGAAGGGTGCGGGAGGCTGGGCAATCTGGTAGCATCATACTGTATACAGAAATTCGGGGCAAGAGAGGGGCTGCCAAGAAAGCTCGAGTGA